From the genome of Longimicrobiaceae bacterium:
GCCTGCTGAATCTCGCTCTGCACCCATTGCTTGTCCTCCTTCAAGGTTCGAATCGTCTGGTCGGGGGCGAGCGAGTCGTGCTTGAGGTTGGCCAGGAACTTCTTGGCCATCACCCCGCCCACGATCAGGAACAGCGCGCCCACGATGAGGGCCCCCAGCCACAGGCGGCCGAGCGCCTCGCCCACCAGCAGCACCAGGAACAGGATCAGCACCAGCACGCCGACCAGGGCGGTCACG
Proteins encoded in this window:
- a CDS encoding phage holin family protein; translated protein: MVDDIHVTRSAGDMGAAGPSGAEPALGDLFRQLAQDSATLVKQEVALAKAEMRENVKGVARDAAMVAVGGVTALVGVLVLILFLVLLVGEALGRLWLGALIVGALFLIVGGVMAKKFLANLKHDSLAPDQTIRTLKEDKQWVQSEIQQAKRL